From Gimesia panareensis, the proteins below share one genomic window:
- a CDS encoding DUF1573 domain-containing protein yields the protein MKVSQSNERVRITDFSPFALLASLAVICFMGAMFFQLSDDWLLPDSFIKKSSRDLVELSPYQDTVLFFAALSLLAYAFAWVGTYTSVVFDPSSGQVHWKRISVLGRRSLTFPLSSVTNLFVESGQALGTRAYDRYHCKVMLCVDGQFLDLSKGETRVDARGLERYRELVQEARAAIWPEGKPPVSAEGSLINADDPQLLREKSGLSEISAGIYALTRFHFVVPVAVATLLFLLYQLLINVPGYWGTFQEGVGQWHVLQMVLAFLALTIVPVCMVGVMLLFAMIGLWDRIVFDTLQREIRTWHLGFFSWSRQRFDFDEIVEVRLQEHEDDADARFGVLGSYTQVVLVTREAECIPVNDSSYGVEHRVSCCWLAAALNSLLEVDEGAETPRADVLPPPRRRLVKRPVLTTFSVLLALFAGMLTVAFLTHDAADSPQVVTVEQKRGLPPLDAETLAHPPEVSVASATYDFGTVNLFSAIHPKFELTNRGAGPLKIGKIKASRNEIYPQLGKKVLQPGESTVLEFEYKLGSQRGRHEYTLNVQTNDPEQRELQLQVVGEAVPLIATDPEPLVIPKTAGEAAVGTVLVTTRKDAAFQIVGSETSGKHVTLEIEPVEEGRQYKVIVTVHKHPDIQQGKRSRFSEWVHLQTDDPGKYGRLAFAVKGEFAR from the coding sequence ATGAAGGTTTCTCAATCGAACGAGCGTGTCCGGATCACGGATTTCTCCCCTTTTGCGCTGTTGGCATCGCTGGCTGTGATTTGTTTCATGGGGGCGATGTTTTTTCAGCTGAGTGACGACTGGCTGCTGCCGGATTCGTTTATCAAAAAGTCCAGCCGGGACCTGGTGGAGTTGTCCCCTTATCAGGATACGGTGTTGTTTTTCGCAGCGCTGAGCCTGCTGGCTTACGCATTCGCCTGGGTGGGCACCTACACGAGTGTCGTGTTTGATCCGTCGTCAGGTCAGGTGCACTGGAAACGGATCTCGGTGCTGGGCAGGAGGTCGCTGACGTTTCCGTTGTCGTCGGTGACGAATCTGTTTGTGGAAAGTGGTCAGGCCCTGGGCACCCGTGCCTACGACCGTTATCACTGCAAAGTCATGCTCTGCGTGGATGGACAGTTTCTGGATCTCTCCAAGGGGGAGACGCGGGTTGATGCCAGAGGGCTGGAGCGTTATCGCGAGCTGGTCCAGGAAGCCCGGGCAGCGATCTGGCCGGAGGGCAAGCCGCCGGTGTCGGCGGAAGGTTCGCTGATCAACGCCGATGATCCGCAACTGTTGCGGGAAAAGTCCGGATTGTCTGAGATTTCAGCTGGTATATATGCATTGACGCGATTTCACTTCGTGGTGCCGGTGGCTGTGGCGACGCTGCTGTTTCTGCTGTATCAGCTGCTGATCAACGTGCCGGGTTACTGGGGGACCTTTCAAGAGGGGGTGGGTCAGTGGCATGTGCTGCAGATGGTCCTGGCTTTTCTGGCGCTGACCATCGTGCCTGTGTGCATGGTCGGGGTGATGCTGTTATTTGCGATGATCGGGCTGTGGGATCGGATTGTGTTTGATACGCTGCAGCGGGAAATCCGCACATGGCATCTCGGGTTTTTCAGCTGGTCGCGGCAGCGGTTTGACTTTGACGAGATTGTCGAAGTGCGTCTTCAGGAACACGAGGATGATGCCGACGCCCGCTTTGGTGTGCTGGGAAGTTATACGCAAGTGGTGCTGGTAACGCGTGAGGCGGAGTGCATTCCGGTCAATGACAGTTCTTACGGGGTCGAACATCGAGTGTCCTGCTGCTGGCTGGCAGCGGCGCTGAATTCCCTGCTGGAAGTCGACGAAGGGGCTGAGACACCGCGCGCCGATGTACTTCCGCCTCCCCGCCGCAGGCTGGTAAAACGGCCTGTGCTGACCACTTTCAGCGTCCTGCTGGCCCTGTTTGCCGGCATGCTGACAGTAGCGTTTCTGACGCATGATGCTGCGGACTCCCCGCAGGTCGTGACGGTTGAACAGAAACGGGGTCTGCCGCCCCTGGATGCAGAGACGCTGGCCCATCCACCCGAGGTCAGTGTGGCGTCGGCGACGTATGATTTCGGAACCGTGAATCTGTTCTCTGCGATCCATCCGAAATTTGAACTGACCAACCGGGGCGCAGGGCCGCTCAAGATCGGCAAGATCAAAGCATCGCGGAATGAGATTTATCCGCAGCTGGGGAAAAAGGTACTGCAGCCGGGCGAATCGACGGTGCTGGAATTTGAGTACAAGCTGGGATCACAACGAGGCCGTCATGAATACACGTTGAATGTGCAGACGAACGATCCCGAGCAGCGCGAGTTGCAGCTGCAGGTTGTCGGGGAGGCGGTGCCCCTGATCGCGACTGATCCCGAACCGCTGGTGATTCCCAAGACTGCGGGAGAGGCGGCGGTGGGAACGGTGCTGGTGACGACCAGGAAAGACGCGGCCTTTCAGATTGTGGGATCGGAAACAAGCGGCAAGCATGTCACGCTCGAGATCGAACCGGTTGAGGAGGGGCGGCAGTACAAGGTGATTGTCACTGTGCACAAGCACCCGGATATTCAACAGGGCAAACGGAGCCGGTTTTCGGAATGGGTGCATCTGCAGACCGATGACCCGGGGAAATACGGGCGGCTGGCGTTTGCGGTGAAGGGCGAGTTTGCGCGGTGA
- a CDS encoding SOUL family heme-binding protein, which yields MIVGIGWKQTSRSAYETASYSVLESDDVFEIREYPDLNLAVTQAELDSQSKDGSFMRLFRYIDGNNARQQKVAMTTPVFMNSQRTDAPGQMGFVIPRDLKEAEIPEPDNAKVKLFQRKGGQFAVIRFSGRINEATVQQAEEKLRAWAAKKELQLADETESAGYDPPWTPGPFRRNEVHIRLSQSL from the coding sequence GTGATAGTAGGAATCGGATGGAAGCAGACATCCAGAAGTGCTTATGAAACCGCCAGTTACAGCGTGTTGGAATCGGACGATGTATTTGAAATCAGAGAGTATCCCGATTTGAACCTGGCTGTCACACAGGCGGAGCTCGACTCTCAGAGCAAAGACGGCAGTTTCATGCGGTTATTCCGTTATATCGATGGAAACAACGCGCGGCAGCAGAAAGTGGCTATGACGACTCCCGTCTTCATGAATTCCCAGAGAACGGATGCCCCGGGCCAAATGGGATTTGTGATTCCCCGCGATCTCAAGGAGGCTGAGATTCCGGAGCCTGACAACGCTAAAGTGAAGCTTTTCCAACGCAAGGGTGGCCAGTTTGCAGTCATTCGATTCAGCGGGCGGATCAATGAAGCAACCGTCCAGCAGGCTGAAGAAAAACTGAGAGCCTGGGCTGCGAAGAAGGAGTTGCAGCTGGCCGACGAGACTGAGTCTGCCGGCTATGATCCTCCCTGGACCCCAGGTCCCTTTCGCCGGAATGAAGTTCACATTCGCCTAAGTCAGAGTTTGTAG
- a CDS encoding PP2C family protein-serine/threonine phosphatase — MTKQSRKMECMEVWGGNQPVDRELTTTGLDIWVYSKPYAAASSGGDVYYVSSCSSGRITRLLLADVSGHGEAVSDRAEVLRQLMRRHINHINHASLVDAINNDFEAESKRGAFATAVIGTYFLPSKTLSLINAGHPSPLIYHESSGKWSSQDLSSASGDSRNFPLGIQADQNYSSTKSKLKTGDLVLCFTDGLLEMERPDGSMLGKAGLLEILAKLDPSNPSRLITQLVQLLDPHDRLIGSNDDLSIVLFRRNHQRVSMVDNVLAPVRAAKHLLQRFHSSE, encoded by the coding sequence ATGACGAAACAATCCCGGAAGATGGAGTGCATGGAGGTGTGGGGAGGAAACCAGCCGGTTGATCGAGAACTAACGACAACGGGTCTGGATATCTGGGTTTACAGCAAACCCTATGCAGCTGCCTCCTCAGGAGGGGATGTCTACTATGTTTCTTCGTGTTCCTCGGGACGCATCACCCGATTGCTTCTGGCTGATGTCAGCGGTCATGGTGAAGCAGTGTCAGACCGGGCAGAAGTACTACGACAGTTGATGAGACGGCACATTAATCACATCAATCATGCCTCTCTGGTGGATGCGATTAACAATGATTTCGAAGCCGAATCGAAGCGGGGCGCCTTTGCGACGGCTGTCATCGGTACCTATTTTCTACCGTCGAAAACACTGAGCTTAATCAACGCGGGGCATCCGAGTCCTTTGATCTACCATGAATCATCTGGGAAATGGAGTTCACAGGACCTGAGCAGTGCAAGTGGCGACTCCCGAAACTTTCCACTGGGAATTCAAGCCGACCAGAATTATTCGAGTACGAAAAGCAAACTGAAAACGGGCGACCTGGTTCTTTGTTTCACCGATGGATTACTGGAAATGGAACGGCCCGATGGCAGTATGCTGGGAAAAGCAGGCCTGCTGGAAATACTCGCGAAGCTGGACCCGAGCAACCCGAGTCGATTGATCACTCAGCTCGTTCAGCTGCTGGATCCACACGATCGACTGATCGGTTCCAACGATGATCTTTCAATTGTGTTGTTCCGCAGAAACCATCAACGCGTCTCAATGGTTGATAATGTCCTGGCTCCAGTCCGTGCAGCAAAACATCTTTTACAGAGGTTTCACTCGTCAGAATGA
- a CDS encoding response regulator transcription factor: protein MERIQRLPAYYQPRVFIIDDHADVRDSYVALLQSYGLHVEAFASAEDFLSSTAADSCGCVLTDFELTGCNGLELLKNMKAAGYRLPTILVSGSLDQDTAGSAVTEGAFAILEKPYPVQSLCEAIITAIQNDLQQRTCK from the coding sequence ATGGAACGAATACAGCGATTACCAGCGTACTATCAACCACGCGTTTTCATCATCGATGATCATGCAGATGTCAGAGATTCCTACGTCGCACTGTTACAGAGCTACGGGCTGCACGTCGAAGCCTTCGCCTCCGCGGAAGACTTCCTGAGCAGCACCGCTGCCGACTCCTGTGGTTGCGTGCTCACCGATTTCGAGCTGACCGGTTGCAACGGTCTGGAACTGTTGAAAAACATGAAGGCCGCCGGCTACCGACTGCCCACCATTCTGGTCTCAGGCTCGCTGGACCAGGATACCGCAGGCTCCGCGGTCACGGAAGGAGCGTTCGCGATTCTGGAGAAACCCTATCCGGTGCAATCACTGTGCGAAGCCATCATCACTGCCATCCAGAACGATTTACAACAACGCACCTGTAAGTGA